The following DNA comes from Polynucleobacter sp. MG-6-Vaara-E2.
GATCAAGACGAGAATAGCGGCGATGATCGTAAATGCAAATAACAGACCTAGTGCTGCTGATAACTTATTCAAGACCTCTTGAATCTGCTGTAGGGATGCAGATACGTCCACTAGAGTTAAGTTGGGATAGGCTTGGCTTAACTCAAAATCCAAAATGTCTTTATTGGGGTTTTGATAGTACGAGGTGATCCAAGATGCAGGCATGCCACTGAGTTGTGCTGGAGGCATGATGACAAAGAAATTGACCCTCATCGACCCCCAATCTAATTTACGCAGCGATGTAATGGGCGCACTAACCTTCTCGCCCGCCACCTCAAAAGCAATTTGATCGCCCAGCTTGAGCTTGAGTGTCTTAGCAATTCCGGCTTCCATTGATATTTGCGGGCTTGTGCCTTGAATCCATTCACCTGAAACAATGCGGTTACCCAATGGCAATTGATCTGTGTATGACAGGTTAAATTCTCGATCAACTAAACGCCGCGCGTTTTCTTCAGAGTAATCGACTGGGGCAACTTCGCGGCCATTGACTTCAATCAAGCGGCCTCTGACCATAGGATAGAACTCAGGCTTAGTTACACCACCCTTCTGCAGCGCTTGAGTGATACCGTCTTTTTGATCTCCTTGAATATTGATCATGAAGCGATTAGGAGCATCAGTAGGGATATTGCCTTGCCAGGTGCTCAATAAATCTTGGCGCAAGAGCAAAATCATTAAGATAGCCATGATGGCTATACCCAAAGCAGTGATTTGCATCACTGCAAATCCAGCGCGACGACCCATCGCAGTGAAGGTAAAGCGTATTGCAAAGCTATTAGCACTAACTTTAGATACTAACCAAAGAATGCAACGCGCAGTTGCTGCAAAAATGAAAATTGCGGCAGCAAAACTGAAACCCACCCAAAGCGCCAACTTGCCATCCTTGGCGGCGACCCAAATTAAAATAGCGCAAGTAAACAATGACAACAGAGCAAGCCAAACCGTAGCCATAGTTGCTAATTCAAACTCTTTACGTATGAGTCGCATGGGTGAAACATTTACCAGACTTAATAATGGTGGTCCAGCGAATGCAAACAGAAATACCCAAGTAAATACGATGCTCCACAACATTGGAGTGAGTGAAACTGAGGGCAAGTTAGCTACCATCAGATTGCCAAGCAATCCTGTGAGTAGCTCCTGAATAAGATAACCAAATACTGACCCCACTGCAGCAGCAAAGACTCCAAGCGACAATAAGGTCGTCACTTGTTTTTTCAGTATTACACCCCTGGTGGCGCCAAAACATTTCAGCGCGGCACAGGCATCAGCCTGACCCACCATATAGCGTCTTGCAGATAAGGCAATCGCAACTGCCGCAATCATGGCCGTTAGTAGAGCAACCAAAGATA
Coding sequences within:
- a CDS encoding ABC transporter permease translates to MTSLLRGLRQDLRSKELKWLLLALITSVSAMTSVSFLADRMHRAFEFDARQLLASDLLIASDQPLSERFLQEAQDGQLQIAQTVVFPSMATVGSHSKLASIKAVSPKYPLRGSLQVESSQQVMSSSLMRGTVYVEPALLNNLHAQLGDSVRLGGRQFVIAGVLMRELDRGAGFMNFAPRVMMSLEDLQSTGLIGLGSRVTYRLLLAGPDEQIAAYQKWASTHIESENLRGLRIETLENAQPIMRKTLERAEQFLSLVALLTAMIAAVAIALSARRYMVGQADACAALKCFGATRGVILKKQVTTLLSLGVFAAAVGSVFGYLIQELLTGLLGNLMVANLPSVSLTPMLWSIVFTWVFLFAFAGPPLLSLVNVSPMRLIRKEFELATMATVWLALLSLFTCAILIWVAAKDGKLALWVGFSFAAAIFIFAATARCILWLVSKVSANSFAIRFTFTAMGRRAGFAVMQITALGIAIMAILMILLLRQDLLSTWQGNIPTDAPNRFMINIQGDQKDGITQALQKGGVTKPEFYPMVRGRLIEVNGREVAPVDYSEENARRLVDREFNLSYTDQLPLGNRIVSGEWIQGTSPQISMEAGIAKTLKLKLGDQIAFEVAGEKVSAPITSLRKLDWGSMRVNFFVIMPPAQLSGMPASWITSYYQNPNKDILDFELSQAYPNLTLVDVSASLQQIQEVLNKLSAALGLLFAFTIIAAILVLIAAIAATQDERFRNAALLKAMGASRSVLSQIARMELLLIGLAAGLLAGIAAGAAAWVLGRYVMEIEFNAFAQSILMGITFGVVASLAAGYRFQNRIQAATAVECLREA